The Chloroflexota bacterium sequence CAATTCAGTTTTGTGGATGCGAAACTGGGCTGGGCAGTCGCCAGGAATGAGGACAAAATTGCCCTGGTTTCTACCACCAACGGCGCACTGACGTGGCAAATTATCGTGCCGGTGATGAAATGATAAAAAGCTACGAACTTCTGCAAGTTGATGCTTTCACAGATTCCCCCCTGGGCGGCAATCCCTGTGCGGTGGTTTTCGATACCGATGAAATGCATTCGGCTACCATGCTGGCGATTGCCAGAGAGATGAATCTCTCCGAGACGGCATTTGTGCGCCGCTCGGATATTGCCGATTTCGGAGTGCGCTATTTCACCCCTGCAGAAGAAATTCCGCTGGCCGGGCACCCTACGATTGCCACGGCTCGCGCCCTGATTGATACGGGGCGGCTGGCGCTTCAGGAACCAGTCACCCACCTGAGGCTTGAACTGAACGTCGGCCCCATTGAAGTAGAAATATTCTCCGAGGGCGAAATAATCCAACGGATTGTGATGTCCCAAAAAAGGCCGCAATTCTTATCTACGCACGATCCCGCTGAGGTGATGCCCATTTTCGGGTTGTCGCCGAAGGATGCTCTGCCGGGTGTGCCGATTCAAACCGTCAGTACGGGCACGCCGCAATTGATGGTCGCCGTGCGCGATCTGGAGGTGCTGCGCCGCATCCGCCTGGATGTGGCCGCGTATGGCGCATACCGCGCCCGCGCGGATTTTTTTAGCCCGCACCTGTTCTGTCTGGAAGGCGTCACCCCCGAGGGGCAGACCTTTGCCCGTCATTTTGGTGTACCGCCTGATACCCCTGAAGACCCCTTTACTGGATCGGCTACTGGCGGTATGGCAGCTTTCTTGTGGCGCTATGGATTGCTCAAGGTGCCGGTTTTTGTGGCCGATCAAGGCCACTGGATGCAGCGTCCCGGACAGGCCAGCGTGGAAGTTGTCGGCCCGCCAGAGAATATCGAAACCGTAAAGGTTGGCGGAAACGCTGTTACCGTAATGCACGGAAAACTGGTAATTTAAACACTACAAAGAAACAGAGCGCACAGAGAAATTCTCAGAAAAACCATATAAATTTCTGTGGCTCTGTGGTGAAAGTTGGAGACATAATGAAAATATTGCCGAAAATATATGATTTCAAAGCCACCGAAGAACGCATTTACAAAATGTGGGAAGATGGCGCTTATTTCAAGCCGAGTAATGATCCCAATAAAGCCGGGCACGATAGTTCCCAGAAGCCCTATGTGATTTCGATCCCGCCGCCCAATGTGACTGGCAAATTGCACCTGGGCCATGCCATGTTCGTCAGCATGGAAGACCTGATGATTCGTTACCATCGCATGAAAGGTATCCCCACCCTGTGGATTCCGGGTAGCGATCACGCCGGGATCGCTACCCAGCTTCAGGTGGAAAAGGCGCTGCGCGCTGAAGGTACCAGCCGTGAAGAAGTCGGCCGCGATGAATTTCTGAAACGCACTTGGGCCTGGAAACACGAATACGGCGGGCATATCAGCAATCAGATTCGGCGATTGGGAGCTTCGTGCGATTGGGAGCGCGAACGCTTTACGCTGGATGAGGATTTGCAGATCGCGGTGCGCGAGGCTTTTGTGCGTCTGTACGAGAAGGGGCTGATCTACCGCGGCCCGCGGCTGATCAACTGGTCCCCAGGGCTAAAAACTGCCGTTTCTGACCTGGAAGTTGAATACAGCGAAGAGCAGGGCACGCTATATTATTTCAAATATATACTCGCAGGCGAGACATCGGAGGTCTTTATCCCCGTGGCGACCACTCGCCCGGAGACGATCCTGGGCGATACGGCGGTGGCCGTGCATCCCGAGGATGAGCGATACCAGCAATTTATCGGCAAGAAGGTGCTTGTGCCAATCTTGGGGCGTGAAATACCAGTAATTGCCGATGAATATGTGGCCCGCGAATTTGGCACCGGGGCGCTGAAAATTACCCCCGGGCATGATCCCAACGACTATGAGATTGGCATGCGCCATAATCTGGAGAGCATCTCTGTGCTGGATAAAGAAGCGCGCGTCAATGAACATGGTGGCCCTTATCAGGGGCAGGATCGTTTTGAGTGCCGCAAAAATATGTGGGCGGATATGCGCGCTGCTGGCCTGGTCATCAAGGAAGAGGACCACCTGCATCAAATTCCGCGTTCACAGCGCGGCGGTGAGATCATCGAGCCGATGATCTCGACTCAGTGGTTTGTTAAGATCCAACCCCTGGCTGAGAAGGCTATCGCAGCAGTGCGCGACGGAAGCATTCGCATTGTGCCGGAACGTTTTGGCAAAGTTTATTACAACTGGATGGAAAATATCCAGGATTGGTGCATCAGCCGCCAGCTTTGGTGGGGACACCGCATCCCGGTTTGGTATTGTGCCGACTGTAATGAGGTTACGGTGGCGCGAGAAAACCCCACAGCTTGCGCTCATTGCGGTAGCCAAAGCATCGAGCAAGACCCCGACGTGTTGGATACCTGGTTC is a genomic window containing:
- a CDS encoding PhzF family phenazine biosynthesis protein, producing MIKSYELLQVDAFTDSPLGGNPCAVVFDTDEMHSATMLAIAREMNLSETAFVRRSDIADFGVRYFTPAEEIPLAGHPTIATARALIDTGRLALQEPVTHLRLELNVGPIEVEIFSEGEIIQRIVMSQKRPQFLSTHDPAEVMPIFGLSPKDALPGVPIQTVSTGTPQLMVAVRDLEVLRRIRLDVAAYGAYRARADFFSPHLFCLEGVTPEGQTFARHFGVPPDTPEDPFTGSATGGMAAFLWRYGLLKVPVFVADQGHWMQRPGQASVEVVGPPENIETVKVGGNAVTVMHGKLVI